The Cyclopterus lumpus isolate fCycLum1 chromosome 6, fCycLum1.pri, whole genome shotgun sequence genome contains a region encoding:
- the myod1 gene encoding myoblast determination protein 1 homolog, whose protein sequence is MELSDISFPIPAADDFYDDPCFNTSDMHFFEDLDPRLVHVGLLKPDDSSSSPSPSPSPSSTSSSSSLAHHHHHHHRAEAEDDEHVRAPSGHHQAGRCLLWACKACKRKTTNADRRKAATLRERRRLSKVNDAFESLKRCTSANPNQRLPKVEILRNAISYIESLQALLRGGGGPDDGFYPALERYSGDSDASSPRSNCSDGMTDFNTPTCQSNRRGSYDSSYFSETPNGGLKSSRSSVVSSLDCLSSIVERISTDHSSLLPPPPPPPPPLASAGPGLSLPAPVAEAPGPPHAPPPTASQDPNLIYQVL, encoded by the exons ATGGAGCTGTCGGATATCTCTTTCCCCATCCCGGCCGCGGATGACTTCTACGACGACCCGTGCTTCAACACCAGCGACATGCACTTCTTCGAGGACCTGGACCCGCGGCTGGTGCACGTGGGCCTGCTGAAGCCGGAcgactcctcctcctcgccctcgccctccccctccccttcctccacctcctcctcgtcctccctcgcgcaccaccaccaccaccaccaccgcgcCGAGGCGGAGGACGACGAGCACGTGCGCGCGCCCAGCGGGCACCACCAGGCCGGCCGCTGCCTGCTGTGGGCCTGCAAGGCCTGCAAGAGGAAGACCACCAACGCGGACCGGCGCAAGGCGGCCACGCTGCGCGAGCGCCGGCGGCTCAGCAAGGTGAACGACGCGTTCGAGAGCCTGAAGCGCTGCACGTCGGCCAACCCCAACCAGCGGCTGCCCAAGGTGGAGATCCTGCGCAACGCCATCAGCTACATCGAGTCCCTGCAGGCGCTGctgcgcggcggcggcggcccgGACGACGGCTTCTACCCGGCGCTGGAGCGCTACAGCGGGGACTCGGACGCCTCCAGCCCGCGGTCCAACTGCTCCGACggcatg ACGGATTTCAACACcccgacctgtcaatcaaaccgcAGAGGAAGTTATGACAGCTCTTATTTCTCCGAGACTCCAAATG GCGGTCTGAAGAGCAGCCGGAGCTCGGTGGTCTCCAGTCTGGACTGCCTGTCCAGCATCGTGGAGCGGATCTCCACAGACCACAGcagcctgctgcctcctcctcctcctcctcctcctcctcttgcctccGCCGGCCCCGGGCTCTCGCTGCCGGCCCCCGTCGCCGAGGCCCCGGggcccccccacgcccccccacCGACCGCCAGCCAGGACCCCAACCTGATCTACCAGGTCCTCTAG